From Rutidosis leptorrhynchoides isolate AG116_Rl617_1_P2 chromosome 3, CSIRO_AGI_Rlap_v1, whole genome shotgun sequence, a single genomic window includes:
- the LOC139901325 gene encoding uncharacterized protein codes for MAKKGECEQASTTFLKSECDGILQKCSLPLKLGDPWPFLIPCNINWSEMLTSLADSRASINFMPYSVYTRLGLGDLAPTKTGVKLIDQSISPSVGITEDLIVKVGEMEFLTNFVIVDIKEDMVVPLVLGRPFLATANYLFDLRIEKLTLRYQGKSISFHSKCTSFPTIPETTPQMVASV; via the coding sequence aTGGCCAAAAAAGGGGAATGTGAACAAGCATCCACCACTTTCCTAAAGAGTGAGTGTGATGGGATATTGCAAAAATGTAGCTTACCACTCAAATTGGGCGATCCCTGGCCTTTCCTAATCCCATGTAATATAAACTGGTCGGAAATGCTGACTTCATTAGCTGACTCTAGGGCAAGCATAAATTTCATGCCCTACTCTGTCTATACGAGGTTAGGCCTTGGTGATCTTGCACCCACCAAAACGGGAGTCAAATTGATTGACCAATCTATTAGTCCAAGTGTGGGGATCACCGAGGATTTAATTGTAAAAGTGGGTGAAATGGAATTCCTGACCAATTTTGTTATTGTTGACATAAAAGAGGATATGGTTGTACCCCTTGTATTGGGTAGACCTTTCTTAGCAACTGCGAATTATTTGTTTGACCTAAGGATCGAGAAGTTAACCTTAAGATACCAAGGCAAAAGTATAAGCTTTCATAGCAAATGCACTAGTTTCCCAACAATTCCCGAAACCACACCACAAATGGTTGCTAGTGTGTAA